From one Brachypodium distachyon strain Bd21 chromosome 4, Brachypodium_distachyon_v3.0, whole genome shotgun sequence genomic stretch:
- the LOC100840345 gene encoding uncharacterized protein LOC100840345: protein MSYHHFVIMVLCICCFLLSIHVPLTTALSFSFNFSAPGSYCAPDAEIACAGDAYFHTPVMELTKNDISEGNNRSIGRVWYMQPVPLWDKATGEVASFSTSFSFQIKPVNADFSADGMAFFLGHYPSGIPPGSYGANLGLFNGSNNKNATGSDRIVAVEFDTYKNTEWEGDDNHVGINVNSIVSVVSTSPDQKLILGNTMTAEISYDNITENFSVTLWMEETSYRINTSIDMRICLPEEVAIGFSAATGSSIEVHRVLSWSFNSTLEGKGSSITLPGAAPLPAETTSSKLQANVHATIASSVAILSVLVCAVMGFLLWKRRAWKKATEISDGEFEDGIDKAEFDKGGFGPRRYHYSELAAATNNFAEERKLGRGGFGHVYQGCLRINDEDHHVAIKKLSPESSVQGRKEFEAEVKIISRLRHRNLVQLIGWCDSCKGLLIVYELVSEGSLDKHIYNNSSLLKWPDRYNIIIGLGSAVRYLHTEWEQSIVHGDIKPSNIMLDSSYNTKLGDFGLARLVDHGANSQTTKVVMGTAGYIDPEFVNTRRPSTESDVYSFGIVLLEMVSGRHPVIESEDKLFVLLRWVWDLHVKKATIEAVDKRLRGGDEMEERQMERVLVVGLWCAHPDRSERPSMAQAMHVLQSEDAKLPRFGAQMYRAEPVLPMGSEHGYTDLSVWAPSTGSIVIGSDAEYHKAMEMKTSSCLLGLSFPCLLLLVIFPCATSLSFNYNFSGADAGVLTDAGILKYMEDSAAATDRIELTNTSRSWSTGRVAHMQPVRLWEDKKYVASFTSSFTFAIVESSDGRPRGDGMAFFVAPYTTSPREMPVEMPQDARGGFLALFNNPNNSANTLPRTVAVELDTNRNDGWDPPSPIIDHIGIDVNDIRSIKYENLTSGSLNGIMSALVRYDAKAATLSATLWFVDPPRQGPVTVSANVDLREAGLPQDAAVGFSAATGNSSELHQILAWSFESTMTDTTTKNIGLVAGLVSGGVFILLAIAAWVGYLQYHKRKGMQLEDAEIHLDQDMDEEFEMCGPRKFSYTELSQATQGFSEKEKLGGGGFGAVYRGFLQEQVLHVAIKKVSETSRQGRREYIAEVTIIGRLRHRNLVNLVGWCHKSDEFLLVYELMENRSLDVHLYNSKQVLAWPTRYKIILGMGSALFYLHQECEQCVLHRDIKPSNVMLDSSFNAKLGDFGLARLVDHSRGGFTTAQVAGTRGYMDPEYVYSGRATTESDVYSFGVVLLEIACGRRPVIEHRDESKVVLVDWVWALHGRKMLLDAVDARLDGGFDAQEMERVLVVGLWCVHPDYGFRPSIRQALNVLRCEAQLPDLPPEMPVATYARPHAVHGWSSYMSSSTGAGSSATTGGRSSKSDQMIGSAKSHSFATAADTGGATRPSAAAADQNDATSSTGEHSGNG, encoded by the exons GGAGATTGCCTGCGCCGGCGACGCCTACTTCCACACCCCTGTCATGGAGCTGACCAAGAACGACATCAGTGAAGGTAACAACCGCAGCATCGGCCGTGTGTGGTACATGCAACCGGTGCCACTATGGGACAAGGCCACAGGTGAGGTGGCCAGCTTCAGCACTTCTTTCTCCTTCCAAATCAAGCCGGTCAATGCGGATTTTAGCGCCGATGGGatggccttcttcctcggaCACTACCCATCAGGCATCCCTCCGGGGAGCTACGGTGCGAACCTTGGACTTTTCAAtggcagcaacaacaagaatgcGACGGGAAGCGATCGTATTGTAGCGGTCGAGTTCGACACCTACAAGAACACGGAATGGGAGGGGGATGACAACCACGTTGGAATCAATGTCAACTCCATTGTTTCGGTCGTGTCGACCTCACCTGATCAGAAACTTATACTAGGTAACACCATGACCGCTGAGATCAGCTACGACAACATCACAGAGAATTTTTCAGTTACTCTCTGGATGGAAGAAACCTCGTACAGGATCAACACAAGCATTGACATGAGAATATGCTTGCCTGAGGAGGTAGCCATTGGTTTCTCTGCAGCTACTGGTAGCTCCATTGAGGTACACAGGGTTCTCTCATGGTCATTCAACTCCACCCTAGAAGGGAAGGGTTCTTCGATAACGCTGCCAGGAGCAGCACCTTTACCGGCTGAAACTACGAGCTCGAAACTGCAAGCAAATGTACATGCTACAATAGCATCCTCAGTTGCAATATTATCTGTGTTGGTGTGTGCTGTCATGGGCTTTCTTTTGTGGAAGCGACGAGCATGGAAGAAAGCAACTGAAATCTCTGATGGCGAATTTGAAGATGGGATTGATAAGGCTGAATTTGATAAAGGAGGGTTTGGCCCTAGGAGGTATCATTACAGTGAGCTTGCCGCTGCGACGAACAACTTCGCAGAGGAGAGGAAGCTAGGGAGAGGAGGTTTCGGCCATGTTTACCAGGGTTGCCTGCGGATTAACGATGAGGATCACCATGTTGCTATAAAGAAGTTATCGCCTGAATCATCTGTTCAAGGGAGGAAGGAGTTTGAGGCTGAGGTTAAGATCATAAGCCGGCTCCGGCATCGGAACCTTGTCCAGTTAATTGGGTGGTGTGACAGTTGCAAGGGGCTCTTGATTGTTTATGAGCTCGTATCAGAAGGAAGTCTTGACAAGCATATATATAATAATTCCAGTCTGCTAAAATGGCCTGACAG GTACAATATCATCATTGGCCTTGGCTCTGCAGTGCGCTATCTCCATACAGAGTGGGAGCAGAGCATCGTGCACGGTGACATCAAGCCCAGCAACATCATGCTCGACTCATCCTACAACACCAAGCTGGGGGACTTTGGCCTGGCAAGGCTTGTGGACCACGGAGCCAATTCACAGACGACGAAAGTCGTGATGGGTACCGCCGGATACATTGACCCTGAGTTCGTCAACACTCGCAGGCCGAGCACCGAGTCGGACGTCTACAGCTTCGGCATCGTCCTCCTGGAGATGGTCTCTGGCCGGCACCCGGTGATTGAGTCAGAGGACAAGCTCTTCGTGCTGCTGAGATGGGTCTGGGACCTGCACGTCAAGAAGGCTACCATTGAAGCGGTGGACAAGAGGCTGAGGGGTGGTGATGAGATGGAGGAGCGGCAGATGGAGAGGGTGCTGGTCGTTGGGCTTTGGTGCGCGCACCCGGACCGGAGCGAGCGGCCGTCCATGGCGCAGGCGATGCATGTCCTGCAGTCTGAGGATGCCAAGCTGCCGCGGTTTGGGGCTCAGATGTACAGAGCTGAGCCTGTTCTTCCCATGGGATCAGAACATGGTTACACTGATCTGTCGGTGTGGGCGCCATCCACTGGCTCCATTGTGATTGGTTCTGATGCAGAGTAT CACAAGGCCATGGAGATGAAGACATCGAGTTGCCTTCTCGGCCTCAGCTTCCCCTGCTTGCTCCTCCTGGTAATATTTCCCTGTGCCACCTCGCTTAGCTTCAACTACAacttctccggcgccgacgccggtgTCCTCACAGACGCTGGCATCCTCAAGTACATGGAGGactctgccgccgccacggatCGGATCGAGCTGACGAACACCTCGAGGTCGTGGAGTACCGGGCGCGTAGCACACATGCAACCGGTGCGTCTCTGGGAGGACAAGAAGTACGTCGCCAGCTTCACCAGCAGCTTCACCTTCGCCATCGTCGAGTCCAGCGACGGCCGGCCGCGGGGCGATGGGATGGCGTTCTTCGTGGCGCCGTATACTACGAGCCCGCGGGAGATGCCGGTGGAGATGCCGCAGGACGCGAGGGGCGGGTTCCTGGCCCTGTTCAACAACCCCAACAACTCGGCCAACACTCTCCCGCGGACCGTCGCCGTGGAGTTGGACACCAACAGGAACGACGGTTGGGACCCTCCAAGTCCCATCATCGACCACATCGGCATCGACGTCAATGACATCAGGTCCATCAAGTACGAAAACCTTACGAGCGGGAGCTTGAACGGGATCATGTCGGCGTTGGTCAGGTACGATGCCAAAGCGGCCACGCTCTCCGCCACCCTGTGGTTCGTCGACCCACCGCGGCAGGGTCCTGTCACCGTCAGCGCCAACGTTGACCTGCGGGAGGCCGGTCTGCCGCAGGACGCGGCGGTCGGGTTCTCGGCGGCCACCGGGAATTCCAGCGAGCTGCACCAGATTCTTGCTTGGTCATTCGAGTCCACTATGACCG ACACAACGACCAAAAACATAGGTCTCGTAGCCGGGCTAGTATCCGGTGGTGTCTTCATATTGCTCGCAATAGCCGCATGGGTCGGCTACCTCCAATATCATAAAAGGAAGGGCATGCAATTAGAAGATGCAGAGATCCACCTTGACCAAGACATGGACGAGGAGTTCGAGATGTGCGGCCCTCGAAAATTTAGTTACACCGAGCTCTCACAGGCGACACAGGGATTCTCCGAAAAGGAGAAGCTGGGCGGGGGCGGGTTCGGAGCAGTCTACCGAGGGTTCTTGCAAGAGCAGGTGCTCCATGTGGCCATCAAGAAGGTCTCCGAGACGTCGCGCCAAGGAAGGAGAGAGTACATCGCAGAGGTGACCATCATCGGAAGGCTGAGGCATCGCAATCTCGTCAACCTTGTCGGGTGGTGCCATAAATCAGATGAGTTCCTGCTCGTCTACGAGTTGATGGAGAACCGCAGCCTTGACGTCCATCTCTACAATTCCAAACAAGTCCTAGCATGGCCAACCAG GTACAAGATCATTCTCGGCATGGGCTCTGCTCTGTTTTACCTCCACCAGGAATGCGAGCAGTGTGTCTTGCACAGGGACATCAAGCCGAGCAACGTGATGCTGGATTCATCTTTCAACGCCAAGCTAGGAGACTTCGGGCTCGCAAGGCTCGTCGATCACAGCCGCGGTGGGTTCACAACGGCGCAGGTTGCCGGCACCAGGGGCTACATGGATCCGGAGTACGTGTACAGCGGAAGGGCCACCACCGAGTCAGATGTCTACAGCTTTGGGGTCGTCCTGCTGGAGATCGCTTGTGGTCGTAGGCCCGTCATCGAGCACAGGGACGAGAGCAAGGTCGTGCTCGTGGATTGGGTCTGGGCGCTCCACGGGCGAAAGATGCTCTTGGACGCGGTGGATGCACGGCTCGACGGCGGCTTCGACGCGCAAGAGATGGAGCGGGTGCTGGTGGTGGGCCTTTGGTGCGTGCACCCAGACTACGGCTTCCGGCCGTCCATTCGACAAGCCCTGAACGTGCTCCGGTGCGAGGCGCAGCTTCCGGACCTGCCACCGGAGATGCCTGTGGCGACATACGCGCGGCCACACGCAGTGCACGGATGGAGCTCCTACATGTCGTCGTCAACTGGGGCTGGGAGTAGCGCCACCACAGGGGGGCGTTCGTCCAAAAGTGACCAGATGATAGGTTCGGCGAAGAGCCATTCTTTCGCTACTGCTgccgacaccgggggtgctACAAGGCCGAGTGCAGCCGCGGCGGATCAGAACGACGCCACTAGCTCTACTGGAGAACATTCGGGCAATGGCTGA
- the LOC100825151 gene encoding cytochrome b5 isoform X4 — protein sequence MTVILLNWNGRSPLSKKETQPLVPGVHAQWKLSSLSHFFCSLCWGHSLLSHDPTSKTSRSYSKKEVSTHNTRKDCWIIIKKKVYDVTPYVEEHPGGNAILNNAGRVAVIQQRDFLDPNMARESSV from the exons ATGACCGTAATCCTACTGAATTGGAATGGAAGATCTCCTTTATCCAAAAAAGAGACTCA ACCACTAGTTCCTGGTGTGCACGCGCAATGGAAATTATCATCGTTATCTCACTTCTTTTGCTCCTTGTGCTGGGGACACTCTTTGTTATCCCACGATCCAACATCAAAG ACATCTAGGAGCTATTCAAAGAAAGAGGTATCAACTcacaacacaagaaaagatTGTTGGATCATAATCAAGAAAAAG GTATATGATGTAACTCCATATGTGGAGGAGCATCCAGGTGGTAATGCCATTCTAAACAATGCTGGCAGAGTGGCAGTAATTCAACAGAGGGATTTTTTGG ACCCCAACATGGCACGAGAGTCTTCGGTATAA
- the LOC100825151 gene encoding cytochrome B5-like protein isoform X3: MEDLLYPKKRLMQTTSSWCARAMEIIIVISLLLLLVLGTLFVIPRSNIKGKGKETHSGGVETTSRSYSKKEVSTHNTRKDCWIIIKKKVYDVTPYVEEHPGGNAILNNAGRVAVIQQRDFLDPNMARESSV; this comes from the exons ATGGAAGATCTCCTTTATCCAAAAAAGAGACTCA TGCAGACCACTAGTTCCTGGTGTGCACGCGCAATGGAAATTATCATCGTTATCTCACTTCTTTTGCTCCTTGTGCTGGGGACACTCTTTGTTATCCCACGATCCAACATCAAAG GTAAAGGAAAGGAAACACATTCAGGGGGGGTTGAAACG ACATCTAGGAGCTATTCAAAGAAAGAGGTATCAACTcacaacacaagaaaagatTGTTGGATCATAATCAAGAAAAAG GTATATGATGTAACTCCATATGTGGAGGAGCATCCAGGTGGTAATGCCATTCTAAACAATGCTGGCAGAGTGGCAGTAATTCAACAGAGGGATTTTTTGG ACCCCAACATGGCACGAGAGTCTTCGGTATAA
- the LOC100825151 gene encoding cytochrome b5 reductase 4 isoform X2 gives MGLMLNRGPRWLSSFPSYICNCLHHDRNPTELEWKISFIQKRDSCRPLVPGVHAQWKLSSLSHFFCSLCWGHSLLSHDPTSKTSRSYSKKEVSTHNTRKDCWIIIKKKVYDVTPYVEEHPGGNAILNNAGRVAVIQQRDFLDPNMARESSV, from the exons ATGGGGCTAATGCTAAACAGGGGACCTCGCTGGCTGAGCTCCTTCCCAAGCTATATCTGTAACTGTCTGCATCATGACCGTAATCCTACTGAATTGGAATGGAAGATCTCCTTTATCCAAAAAAGAGACTCA TGCAGACCACTAGTTCCTGGTGTGCACGCGCAATGGAAATTATCATCGTTATCTCACTTCTTTTGCTCCTTGTGCTGGGGACACTCTTTGTTATCCCACGATCCAACATCAAAG ACATCTAGGAGCTATTCAAAGAAAGAGGTATCAACTcacaacacaagaaaagatTGTTGGATCATAATCAAGAAAAAG GTATATGATGTAACTCCATATGTGGAGGAGCATCCAGGTGGTAATGCCATTCTAAACAATGCTGGCAGAGTGGCAGTAATTCAACAGAGGGATTTTTTGG ACCCCAACATGGCACGAGAGTCTTCGGTATAA
- the LOC100840042 gene encoding WRKY transcription factor 6 has product MECVDSNGGSRLVVTELSLIKELVKQLDVNLGGSPELCKRLAAQIFSVTERSIGMIKSGHFGKRSAGLDSPTPSPLKGVSDMTFKPNKKRKTMERRKQQVRVIPSGEGADTPVGDDGHSWRKYGQKEILGAKHPRGYYRCTHRKTLGCAATKQVQRSDEDPTLFDVIYHGDHTCLLHKTAGANKAQPEEPQNPEEALRLLQSLTVETEGLAAMAGPQSWSTTTTTPFSFSSPAPPPPQERYSKFSAPSTPDDCCFGRGVSVELSPATSGGSSHLAMAAPFRAQSEMDKMVSALALVASAEPAAAFSIDEFDGFGLDDFDVSSFFA; this is encoded by the exons ATGGAGTGCGTGGATAGCAATGGAGGGAGCCGGCTGGTGGTGACGGAGCTGAGCCTCATCAAGGAGCTGGTGAAGCAGCTGGACGTGAACCTGGGAGGCTCCCCGGAACTCTGCAAGCGCCTGGCCGCGCAGATCTTTAGCGTCACCGAGAGGTCCATCGGCATGATCAAGTCCGGGCACTTCGGCAAGCGCTCCGCCGGCCTCGACTCGCCGACGCCCAGCCCTCTCAAAGGCGTCTCCGACATGACTTTCAAGCCCAACAAGAAGAG GAAGACGATGGAGAGACGGAAGCAGCAGGTCAGGGTGATCCCGTCGGGAGAAGGAGCCGATACCCCAGTGGGGGATGACGGCCACAGCTGGAGGAAGTACGGCCAGAAGGAGATTCTTGGAGCCAAGCACCCAAG GGGATACTACCGCTGCACGCACCGCAAGACCCTGGGATGCGCGGCGACGAAGCAGGTGCAGCGCTCCGACGAGGACCCCACGCTCTTCGACGTCATCTACCACGGCGACCACACCTGCCTTCTCCACAAGACGGCGGGGGCCAATAAGGCGCAGCCGGAGGAGCCGCAGAACCCGGAGGAGGCGCTGAGGCTTCTGCAGAGCCTGACGGTGGAGACCGAGGGgctcgcggccatggcggggcCCCAGAGCtggagcaccaccaccaccacgcccttctccttctcctcgcccgcgccaccgccgccgcaagaGCGCTACAGCAAGTTCTCCGCGCCGTCGACGCCGGACGACTGCTGCTTCGGGCGGGGCGTGTCCGTCGAGCTCTCGCCGGCGACCTCGGGCGGCTCCAGCCacctcgccatggccgccccgTTCCGGGCGCAGTCCGAGATGGACAAGATGGTGTCCGCGCTCGCGCTCGTGGCCTCGGCGGagcctgccgccgccttctcgaTCGACGAATTCGATGGGTTCGGGCTCGACGACTTCGACGTTTCTAGCTTCTTCGCGTGA
- the LOC100825151 gene encoding cytochrome B5-like protein isoform X1, giving the protein MGLMLNRGPRWLSSFPSYICNCLHHDRNPTELEWKISFIQKRDSTTSSWCARAMEIIIVISLLLLLVLGTLFVIPRSNIKGKGKETHSGGVETTSRSYSKKEVSTHNTRKDCWIIIKKKVYDVTPYVEEHPGGNAILNNAGRVAVIQQRDFLDPNMARESSV; this is encoded by the exons ATGGGGCTAATGCTAAACAGGGGACCTCGCTGGCTGAGCTCCTTCCCAAGCTATATCTGTAACTGTCTGCATCATGACCGTAATCCTACTGAATTGGAATGGAAGATCTCCTTTATCCAAAAAAGAGACTCA ACCACTAGTTCCTGGTGTGCACGCGCAATGGAAATTATCATCGTTATCTCACTTCTTTTGCTCCTTGTGCTGGGGACACTCTTTGTTATCCCACGATCCAACATCAAAG GTAAAGGAAAGGAAACACATTCAGGGGGGGTTGAAACG ACATCTAGGAGCTATTCAAAGAAAGAGGTATCAACTcacaacacaagaaaagatTGTTGGATCATAATCAAGAAAAAG GTATATGATGTAACTCCATATGTGGAGGAGCATCCAGGTGGTAATGCCATTCTAAACAATGCTGGCAGAGTGGCAGTAATTCAACAGAGGGATTTTTTGG ACCCCAACATGGCACGAGAGTCTTCGGTATAA
- the LOC100825151 gene encoding cytochrome B5-like protein isoform X5, with translation MEIIIVISLLLLLVLGTLFVIPRSNIKGKGKETHSGGVETTSRSYSKKEVSTHNTRKDCWIIIKKKVYDVTPYVEEHPGGNAILNNAGRVAVIQQRDFLDPNMARESSV, from the exons ATGGAAATTATCATCGTTATCTCACTTCTTTTGCTCCTTGTGCTGGGGACACTCTTTGTTATCCCACGATCCAACATCAAAG GTAAAGGAAAGGAAACACATTCAGGGGGGGTTGAAACG ACATCTAGGAGCTATTCAAAGAAAGAGGTATCAACTcacaacacaagaaaagatTGTTGGATCATAATCAAGAAAAAG GTATATGATGTAACTCCATATGTGGAGGAGCATCCAGGTGGTAATGCCATTCTAAACAATGCTGGCAGAGTGGCAGTAATTCAACAGAGGGATTTTTTGG ACCCCAACATGGCACGAGAGTCTTCGGTATAA